The following are encoded together in the Nitrospirota bacterium genome:
- a CDS encoding protease inhibitor I9 family protein: protein MKNKILFSFMVAVFVFLFLFVNSSQILAAKDPSEKSEKKEMEESHLTPLLKELVKKTKEKDKKIPIIITFKSDPIRTHGFGQRLNRQEIENELKKQANDSQSVVLKYLKGKEQAKRVENIHSSWLNNSISVKATKDVIQELGKREDLDEIVLDRPVEIQQKKHKKVKMDQNKSKETAE, encoded by the coding sequence ATGAAAAATAAAATCCTTTTCAGCTTCATGGTTGCAGTTTTCGTTTTCTTGTTTTTATTTGTAAACTCTTCACAAATCTTGGCCGCCAAGGACCCATCTGAAAAGAGCGAAAAGAAAGAAATGGAGGAAAGCCATCTGACTCCTCTGCTCAAAGAGCTCGTCAAAAAAACGAAAGAAAAGGATAAAAAGATTCCGATCATCATCACCTTCAAAAGCGATCCGATCAGGACGCACGGTTTTGGACAGCGGTTGAACCGGCAAGAGATTGAAAACGAGCTTAAGAAACAGGCGAATGACTCTCAGTCCGTGGTGTTGAAATATTTAAAGGGGAAGGAGCAGGCGAAAAGAGTTGAGAATATCCATTCGTCCTGGCTAAACAACAGTATTTCGGTCAAAGCGACGAAGGATGTGATTCAAGAGCTTGGAAAAAGAGAAGATCTCGATGAAATCGTTCTGGATAGACCAGTGGAGATTCAACAAAAGAAACATAAAAAAGTAAAAATGGATCAGAATAAAAGCAAGGAAACCGCCGAATAG
- a CDS encoding S8 family serine peptidase encodes MKHLGFVLAVIVGLFIWFPSLKGGTISTEVQRQIDSASPSDHLKVIVQILDNSPLTSFSLEGKSKRERHETIARTLKRNADDSQKSLKKTLEGHRKAGKAQNIRPFWIVNAIALEATPEAIRDIVLKHANIDILSDRPVYAMTGGRASTAGTRGWNIDKINAPALWAKGYTGQDVVVATLDTGVDVTHPDLAPTYRGGSDSWHDTFGVYPFPVDSAGPTFTGHGTGVMSLIVGRNASLNSGLGPGGPVGVSPDTQWIAGKIFDDSGAGSTSTILDALDWVADPDRNLNTSDAPEIVNGSFGIDEASCDTTFQTAILHLYSMGMMPVFAAGNGTVPAVPADYVRSIAVGSSNSLDSVISNSNGPPLCSTSPPKLYFPDLVAPGENVWIAIPGIGTYPNSSYYDTGIGTSFAAPHVAGAAALLLSAFPDLSVDNIVTALTSSATFSTAPNNVHGYGRIDVDAAFNYLLQTNVPRPPAVSIQTLSGGFQLTWGASPTTSVTYTVYRDGAALTSGLSLTNYLDGGVLSSTSSSYSYSVSASVGPITSQPTKGMLGNIYQGNGLTIDRIDGFDLAYLIDLIGTTSSDLNWDAAADLNGDGVIDNADLAILTTHFGQVMK; translated from the coding sequence GTGAAGCATCTTGGTTTTGTCCTTGCGGTTATCGTGGGGCTCTTTATCTGGTTCCCTTCGTTGAAGGGAGGTACCATCTCGACTGAAGTCCAACGACAAATCGATTCTGCTTCTCCCTCAGATCATCTCAAAGTCATCGTCCAAATTCTTGACAATTCACCCCTCACTTCTTTTTCCCTTGAAGGAAAATCAAAACGCGAACGGCACGAAACGATCGCTCGTACGCTTAAGAGGAACGCGGATGACTCCCAAAAATCTCTTAAAAAGACCCTTGAGGGGCATCGAAAAGCCGGAAAGGCCCAAAACATACGTCCCTTCTGGATTGTCAACGCGATTGCATTGGAAGCGACTCCTGAAGCCATTAGAGATATTGTTTTGAAACATGCCAACATCGATATTCTTTCTGATCGACCGGTTTATGCCATGACCGGTGGAAGAGCTTCGACGGCCGGTACCCGTGGATGGAATATCGACAAGATCAATGCTCCCGCACTCTGGGCGAAAGGGTATACAGGTCAAGATGTGGTGGTCGCAACACTCGACACCGGAGTGGACGTGACCCACCCTGATCTGGCACCGACTTACCGGGGTGGGAGCGATAGTTGGCACGACACTTTTGGTGTTTACCCTTTTCCTGTCGATAGTGCCGGCCCAACATTCACCGGACACGGAACTGGAGTGATGAGCCTGATTGTGGGAAGGAATGCTTCTCTAAACAGCGGATTGGGTCCCGGAGGACCCGTGGGTGTTTCCCCTGACACGCAATGGATTGCAGGTAAAATTTTTGACGACAGCGGAGCAGGCAGCACTTCTACTATTCTTGATGCCCTGGACTGGGTGGCTGATCCGGATCGAAATTTAAATACATCTGATGCTCCGGAAATTGTAAATGGTTCGTTTGGAATTGATGAGGCGAGTTGTGACACGACCTTTCAAACGGCGATCTTGCATTTATATTCAATGGGAATGATGCCAGTATTTGCGGCGGGGAATGGAACTGTACCTGCCGTTCCTGCTGACTACGTCAGATCAATCGCCGTGGGGTCATCAAATTCTTTAGATTCCGTTATTTCGAACAGCAATGGTCCTCCTCTCTGTTCGACCAGTCCGCCCAAATTATATTTCCCTGATTTGGTTGCGCCGGGTGAAAATGTTTGGATCGCCATTCCGGGAATCGGAACTTATCCAAATAGCTCTTATTACGATACCGGAATTGGAACTTCTTTCGCTGCCCCGCATGTTGCAGGCGCGGCGGCTCTATTGTTAAGCGCTTTTCCAGATTTATCGGTTGACAATATTGTGACGGCGTTAACCAGCAGCGCGACTTTTTCTACCGCCCCAAACAACGTTCATGGATATGGTCGTATAGATGTCGATGCGGCATTTAATTATTTGCTTCAAACGAATGTTCCGCGCCCACCTGCGGTTTCGATTCAGACTCTTTCCGGCGGTTTTCAGCTTACCTGGGGAGCATCACCGACCACATCAGTGACTTATACGGTCTATAGGGACGGTGCTGCATTGACGTCCGGTCTGAGTCTGACGAATTATCTTGATGGAGGCGTCCTTTCCTCAACCAGTAGTTCCTACAGCTATTCGGTTTCAGCATCAGTCGGTCCAATAACGAGTCAGCCGACAAAAGGGATGCTGGGTAATATCTATCAGGGGAACGGGTTGACGATCGACCGGATCGATGGATTTGACCTGGCTTATCTCATTGATTTGATAGGTACGACCTCTTCCGATTTGAATTGGGATGCCGCCGCCGACTTAAATGGAGACGGTGTCATCGATAATGCGGATCTTGCGATCTTGACCACCCATTTTGGGCAGGTGATGAAATGA
- a CDS encoding ankyrin repeat domain-containing protein yields MKTILGGFLILFLMGFSSQTYSAEKKEDNSKGSQSDLLKSAPPLFQSVMKEKEDDSRDKKSDSAADGDINKSDSHGETPLILESLFGHESVVKLLLENGANVNLADHNGETALIAACLNGTESIVRLLLDHDAKVNAQDHNGVTALMYASALGRDEIVKTLIRHGAHVNLKNRFGEDAHHVAASHHHPEIEKILKEAEDRR; encoded by the coding sequence ATGAAAACTATTTTAGGTGGATTCTTAATCCTGTTTCTGATGGGCTTTTCATCGCAGACTTATTCAGCGGAAAAAAAAGAAGATAACTCAAAAGGGTCGCAATCCGACTTGTTGAAAAGTGCGCCGCCTCTTTTTCAGTCCGTGATGAAGGAAAAAGAGGACGATTCCCGGGATAAAAAGAGTGATTCCGCAGCGGATGGAGATATTAACAAGTCCGATTCCCATGGCGAAACCCCGCTGATCCTGGAGTCCTTATTTGGACATGAATCCGTCGTGAAGTTACTTCTTGAAAATGGAGCTAATGTCAATCTGGCGGATCACAACGGCGAAACAGCACTGATTGCGGCCTGCCTGAATGGCACAGAATCCATTGTCAGACTACTTCTTGATCATGATGCAAAGGTGAATGCCCAGGACCACAATGGTGTTACGGCTCTGATGTATGCGTCGGCCCTCGGTCGTGACGAGATTGTGAAGACTCTGATCCGTCACGGGGCCCATGTCAATCTCAAGAACCGGTTTGGAGAAGACGCCCATCATGTGGCCGCGTCACATCATCATCCGGAGATTGAAAAAATTCTCAAGGAAGCCGAAGACCGGCGGTAA